Part of the Wolbachia endosymbiont of Diaphorina citri genome is shown below.
GATTACGCATTCTGAAATTCTTACTATAATTTTACTTTATCAACAATCTAGATGTGAGGACTTTAAATCTTTCTATACATATTATTTGAAAGCACTACATGGATCTGAGTTTCAAAATTTGCCAACATATAGTAGATTTATTAGGCTAAAAGGTATTTAGTGCTCTTGTTAAAGTGGCTTTGTGAGCAGTCAAAAATGACCGGAATTTCGTACATAGATGCAACTTCTATCGCTGTTTGCCATCCAAAAAGAATCTCAAGAAACAAAGTTTTCAAAGGATTGGCAAAGCTTGGAAAGACTACATATGGCTGGTTTTTGGGTTTTAAATTGCATATGGTAATTAATGAAAAAGGTGAAATTCAAGGAGTTACAATGACTAAAGGTAACGTTGACGACAGAAAACCAGTACCAAAATTAACTGAAAAACTGACTGGTCTTTTGTTTGGTGATAAGGGCTATATAAAGAAAGAGCTCTTTGCAAAACTCTTCGATAGAGGAATAAAACTCGTTACCAAAGTAAAAAAAGGTATGAAAAATACATTAATGCTTCTTGAAGAAAAGATTTTTTTAAGAAAAAGGTCGATTATTGAAACAGTTTTTGGTTACCTCAAAAACAGACTTGATCTTGAGCATTCAAGACACAGGTCTCCAATAAATTTCTTGGTGCACATCTTTTCCACATTAGTTTCATATTCTATGAAGCCTAAAAAGCCCTCTATTTCTACATTTTACTGTATTGATTAATCCGCAACTGGGGTTTTTATTATACTAAATAATACATATATTAATATCTGAATTTCTCATTGCAATTTATTATACCTTAGTAAAAACGATATAAAATTAGAGAAAGATTTATAAAAATTTTTGTAAGACAGGAAAATTTCTTCTCCTTTGGTTCCAGAGCATATAAGTGCTGTAAGAGCTAAGTTGATGGCACTGTTGTGCCATCAAACTCTGGAATCTTACTCGACACTAATCTGAGAAGATAGATGTGCTACCGATGTAGCATTGCTGAGCAAAGATTCTATTTCTGATGTAGATCCGGAATGCTCAAATTGAGCTTGTTCAGGAAGGTTTTTCATCGCTTTTTCAACATCGTAGCTACCTTCCCTATTTTTTCTATGCCATACAAAGTATCCTAATCCTGCAAAAGCTACTGCTAGCACTCCACCCAATATACCACCAGCAATCCCTGCTATTCCTATATACTGTCCTCCATTTATTTCGGGTAATTTAGGCCCTTCCACATCTGTGCTATTAAATATAGAATGATCTAACACTTCTTGTGAATTACTATCAAAACGGGAAACACTACTTATATCTTCAGGAGTAATTCCATAACTAGCATTTGATTCTTCTATTTCATTTATTACGTCATTAATCTCTTTAGTAGTTACTTTGCTTGATGCAAAATCGAATTCTTGTTTTGTTAAAGAAGCTGATTCGATAGTTACATCTTCCTGCATCTGATAATCAATTTCTTCAGTAGTAGATTCTCTCAATTGGCTATTTTCATCAGTTCTTTCTTTTAGCTTTTTTGAACTATCCTTACCCAATTCATCTACAAGGTTTTTTAGATATATTTTCTTAAATTCTCTATAATTATATTCTTTACCTTTTTCTATTTCTCCACTCTTAAGACCTAAAATAATTCCATCTATTGTCGATTCACGAATTGCTTGAGGAATGTCTATTGAATTTACTATTCCTGTAACCAAGCCTATCTCAGCTGCTCTAGAAGATATAGAGAGGTCTTTTACTGTTAAATTCTCTCCTTTAATTAAAAATTCTACTCTTCTGTTTTGTTTTATACTTTCCAAGTCAGATACAATTCTAATTGTTGGACCATCCATCTCCTGCTTATTTGTTGTTTCTCTCTTTCGCATGCTATTCTTAGTGTTTTGGAATTTTTTTGGCATTTCACACTCCTTAAATTAATTAACAAAAATATTATTTGAATTAACAAATACTTCTCTATGTTAGTGGATAAAATATTTATATCCATATCTTTTTGTTAAAAATTTTATGTCAAAAGATCATTTTATTATATTTAATAATCTATATATTAATATTTGGATTGATAAATTGATTTTACTTCTGTTACAACTTATTATGCATAGATAACCTCAGTAAAAACGATGAAGCTAAACGAAATTAGAGAAAGATTTATAAAATTTTTTGTAAATAATAATCATGAGCAAGTTCCTTCTTCTCCTTTGATTCCAGAGCATGATCCAACACTCATGTTCACAAATGCTGGTATGGTACAGTTCAAAAACATCTTTACCGGCACGCAAAAAACTGAAATGAAACGTGCCGTCTCAAGTCAAAAGTGTCTCAGAGCAGGTGGTAAACACAATGATCTTGAAAATGTTGGCTATACATCTCGGCATCACACATTTTTTGAAATGCTCGGAAATTTTAGCTTTGGTGATTACTTTAAAGAAACTGCGATAGAATTTGCGTGGAAATTTATTACTGAAGAATTGTCTCTTGATAAAAACAGACTATCCATAACTGTTTACCACACTGATGATGAAGCATATGAAATTTGGCGTAAGATAAGTGGCTTTTCAGATGATAAAATCATAAGAATTACAACAGATGATAACTTTTGGAGCATGGGCAATACTGGTCCATGTGGCCCATGTTCTGAAATCTTTTACGATCATGGAAATTCCGCTTTACATGAAGACGACAGAATTGTTGAAATTTGGAACCTGGTGTTCATGGAATTTAATAAAGATGAAGAAGGTAATTTACAAAAATTACCAAAAAAATGCATCGATACCGGAATGGGTCTTGAAAGAATAGCAGCTGTTATGCAGAACGTTCATGATAACTATGATATCGATCTATTTTCTGCCCTGATAAATAAATCACAAGAATGCTGTGGAAATACGGAAAATAAAGTAGCTCATAAGATTATCGCAGATCACCTTCGTGCAGCTGCATTTCTCATCGCAGAAGGAGTGCTTCCTGGAAATGAAGGAAGAAATTATGTACTACGCAGATTGATCAGGAGAGCAGTACGTTATATCCACCTACTTGGATATAATGATTCTCTATTGAACCTTGTTTTTCCTGCACTCATAGATGGCACAAGTTTGGCTTATATGGGAGATGTTTATCCAGAGCTAATTAGAGCTAAAAGTTTAATAGAAACAACGTTAAAGTCAGAGGAAGAAAACTTTAAAGACACTTTAATGAAAGGCATTAATCTCTTGGACAAATTTACTGCAGATTTAAAATCAGGTGACACTTTGCCTGGAGAATCAGCATTCAAACTATATGACACTTATGGATTTCCTTTTGATATCACACTTGATATTTTGAAAGAAAGGAAAATAAATTTTGACCAGAAGGGTTTTGATAATGCAATGAAAGAGCAAAAAGAAAGAGCACGTGCTAATTGGACTGGATCTGGTGAAAAATCTGTTGAACAAGTATGGTTTAATTTAATCGATCAGTTTGGCAAAACGGAATTTGTTGGTTATGAGCGTGATGAAGTAAAGGATGCAACAGTACTCGCAATAATTTCCTCTAAAAATGAAGTAATTGATTCTGCAAAAGAAGGAGAAAAGATAACTATTATACTTGATAAAACACCTTTTTATGGAGAGTCAGGTGGACAAGTGGGAGATACTGGAAATTTTATAAAGTCTGATGGAAGTACGTTAACAGTGGAAAATACCAACAAGATTAACGACCTATATTTACACAGATGTATAGTTGAATCTGGTTCAGTTCGTAAAGGTGATACAGTTACAGCTAGTATTGACAAAAAAAGAAGACAAGACTTAAGAAGAAATCATTCAGCTACACATCTTATACACTTTGCACTCAGAAAAATCTTAGGTGATCACGTTACTCAAAAAGGTTCTCTAGTCGCACCAAATAGGCTAAGATTTGACTTTAGTCACAATAAGCCAGTCACTCAGGATCAGCTGTTTTCAGTAGAAGATATAGTAAACTCTCTAATCAGAGAAAATCTTTCTACGTCCACAAAAGTTCAAGGTATGGATGAGGCAATAGACGAAGGAGCCATGGCCTTATTTGGTGAAAAATATGGTGACAAGGTTAGGGTTGTAAAAATTGGAGATTCAAAAGAATTATGCGGCGGTACACACGTGGAGCGTACTGGAGAAATTGGTTTGTTTAAGATAGCAGCAGAATGTTCCGTTGCATCTGGAGTAAGAAGAATTGAAGCTTTAACCGGTCAAGAAGCAATTAATTATGTACGCAATAACGAAATTAGCTTAAAAAAAGTTGCAGAATTCGTAAAAGCACCAGTAAATGAAATAACAAGTCGACTCAGTATTTTAAGCCAGGAGCGCAAAGAATTTGAAGTCAAAATAAAAAATCTTTATAAGAAGCTTATCAGTGTAGAAAATGTAAAAAGTACCGAAATAAATGGAATAAATTTCGTAAGCCACACTTTCAATAACGTTCCAGAAAGTATAATAAGGGAATTTGCTCTACAGCAACAAAAACCGAAAACTGTAATAGCCTTCATGGTAACAGAAAAGGATAAAACAGTTTTGATTGTCAAAGTAAGTAAAGATTTAACTAATAAGATCAATGCAAAAGAGCTAGTATCTACT
Proteins encoded:
- the alaS gene encoding alanine--tRNA ligase, with the translated sequence MKLNEIRERFIKFFVNNNHEQVPSSPLIPEHDPTLMFTNAGMVQFKNIFTGTQKTEMKRAVSSQKCLRAGGKHNDLENVGYTSRHHTFFEMLGNFSFGDYFKETAIEFAWKFITEELSLDKNRLSITVYHTDDEAYEIWRKISGFSDDKIIRITTDDNFWSMGNTGPCGPCSEIFYDHGNSALHEDDRIVEIWNLVFMEFNKDEEGNLQKLPKKCIDTGMGLERIAAVMQNVHDNYDIDLFSALINKSQECCGNTENKVAHKIIADHLRAAAFLIAEGVLPGNEGRNYVLRRLIRRAVRYIHLLGYNDSLLNLVFPALIDGTSLAYMGDVYPELIRAKSLIETTLKSEEENFKDTLMKGINLLDKFTADLKSGDTLPGESAFKLYDTYGFPFDITLDILKERKINFDQKGFDNAMKEQKERARANWTGSGEKSVEQVWFNLIDQFGKTEFVGYERDEVKDATVLAIISSKNEVIDSAKEGEKITIILDKTPFYGESGGQVGDTGNFIKSDGSTLTVENTNKINDLYLHRCIVESGSVRKGDTVTASIDKKRRQDLRRNHSATHLIHFALRKILGDHVTQKGSLVAPNRLRFDFSHNKPVTQDQLFSVEDIVNSLIRENLSTSTKVQGMDEAIDEGAMALFGEKYGDKVRVVKIGDSKELCGGTHVERTGEIGLFKIAAECSVASGVRRIEALTGQEAINYVRNNEISLKKVAEFVKAPVNEITSRLSILSQERKEFEVKIKNLYKKLISVENVKSTEINGINFVSHTFNNVPESIIREFALQQQKPKTVIAFMVTEKDKTVLIVKVSKDLTNKINAKELVSTVTRRDCGGNAELAQTSCNNDNVITTIGSSLQELM